The Anopheles merus strain MAF chromosome 2L, AmerM5.1, whole genome shotgun sequence genome has a segment encoding these proteins:
- the LOC121591481 gene encoding beta-1,4-N-acetylgalactosaminyltransferase bre-4, with protein MAFCNRTLAIKAALGAGFLLILLNLLNSKLDSSSDTNRYSRLKLGVTQWPKRTHGSIESHFSTSTAGNDKNENTNEQYNTDGHPVNYDSPDAPRRDASVPNTPNYPAESPGASQQNQSSSVVNGTSVQHNNLEIQNVIKNLEKQPTNRTATTVSAQYELNSDKINNNFSSIGTPSISSGSLSSHFSSSISIVGNISGQSNVRSEKEIMVKTKKSPAEDANNFSHNASMVTALKQEPLKNEPTQRDTSSNNDNNLSDRFTIDSCPPIPPNLDGPITVDVAFESLSAVESRFADKLQPGGQYAPPDCTARNRVAIIVPYRDREKHLPIFLKNIHALLMKQQLEYGIYIVEQTAGSSFNRAALMNIGFVEAMKQKNWECMVFHDIDLLPMDDRNLYTCPDQPRHMSVAVDTFGFKLPYSTIFGGVSAMTEKQFRMVNGFSNAFWGWGGEDDDMSNRLKHVGFHIARYPVNIARYTMLSHKKEKANPKRYEKLVNGAKRFDSDGLNSLHYQLVNLIRKPLYTWIHADISPDGS; from the exons ATGGCGTTCTGTAACCGCACGCTTGCTATTAAGGCAGCGTTGGGAGCGGGATTTTTGCTAATTCTGTTAAATCTCCTAAACTCCAAGCTAGACAGCTCTAGCGACACCAACAGATATTCACGCTTGAAGCTAGG TGTAACCCAATGGCCCAAACGAACACACGGCAGCATAGAATCACATTTTTCCACGTCCACAGCAGGTAACGATAAAAATGAGAACACAAATGAACAGTACAACACCGATGGCCATCCTGTAAATTATGATTCCCCCGATGCACCGAGGCGCGACGCATCCGTACCGAACACGCCCAACTATCCAGCGGAGAGTCCGGGAGCTTCCCAACAGAATCAGTCGTCTAGTGTAGTAAATGGAACAAGCGTTCAGCACAATAACCTTGAAATTCaaaatgtgataaaaaatcttgaaaaacaaccaaccaatcGCACAGCTACTACGGTATCTGCACAGTATGAACTGAACAGTGAtaagataaataataatttctcTTCGATTGGAACTCCTAGCATTAGTTCTGGTAGTTTAAGTAGTCATTTTAGCAGTAGCATAAGTATTGTAGGCAATATCTCTGGGCAGAGTAATGTGAGGTCTGAAAAAGAGATCAtggtgaaaacaaaaaaatccccgGCTGAAGATGCCAATAATTTTTCGCACAATGCCTCCATGGTAACCGCTCTGAAGCAGGAGCCACTGAAGAATGAACCTACACAACGAGATACAAGCAGCAATAACGATAATAATTTGTCGGACAGGTTTACCATTGACAGCTGTCCACCAATTCCTCCAAACCTGG ACGGACCCATTACAGTGGATGTGGCGTTTGAGTCTCTGAGCGCGGTAGAAAGCCGGTTCGCCGATAAGCTGCAGCCTGGTGGCCAGTACGCACCACCGGACTGTACCGCCCGAAACCGTGTAGCCATCATCGTACCATACCGTGATCGTGAAAAACACTTACCAATCTTCCTCAAGAATATCCATGCACTATTGATGAAGCAACAGCTCGAGTACGGCATATACATAGTGGAGCAGACTGCTGGATCCTCGTTCAATCGTGCAGCCCTCATGAACATTGGCTTTGTGGAAGCGATGAAGCAAAAGAACTGGGAATGTATGGTATTTCACGATATCGATCTGCTTCCCATGGATGATCGTAATCTCTATACGTGCCCAGACCAACCACGTCACATGTCGGTCGCTGTTGATACCTTCGGTTTCAAGCTACCGTATAGtaccatctttggcggtgtttCAGCCATGACAGAGAAACAGTTCCGAATGGTGAACGGATTCTCCAACGCGTTTTGGGGGTGGGGTGGAGAGGATGATGACATGTCGAACCG gCTAAAACATGTCGGTTTCCACATCGCTAGGTACCCGGTGAACATAGCACGATATACGATGCTATCacataaaaaagagaaagcTAACCCTAAGCG ATACGAAAAATTAGTAAATGGAGCTAAACGCTTCGATAGCGATGGACTGAATTCACTGCATTATCAGTTGGTAAACTTAATACGTAAACCTTTGTACACCTGGATTCATGCAGACATTTCACCGGAT GGCAGCTGA
- the LOC121591479 gene encoding tubulin-specific chaperone D, translating into MVESTMEDYKGDDGPQNVLDAFQENDKLRVLKLIDGLHDKSVTEDDFEHAYEEYSGIFSKYQEQPHLLDQSLEEIVSQIIPYLQESDVELTIKHRASKYLYQLCKVRTFKAFVKNLPHEVRHLPFVLSLVEQQNLDDWQNWETRYMGLLWLSLLVLNPFDLSRLDASDAGCATTMERIYELCKANCLKDDSCSPVVAFLVARFVIRNDVKLVYLDKMFDWAMTVNVDYRVDVKLGPLSAIACILKHGKREDLLPYVKRLSNWVLHLDYDTISKDFKIYKTCIKICQRIGLVLLPPKIAKWRYQRGARSLLANVQKTVTLASLKEVQQTESLPECSEEEEDADDEEVPADIEEIIERLLHGLKGNSTIVRWSSAKGIGRITNRLPKLLGDEVVSSVIELLNPLEQDDAWHGACLALAELAKRGLLLPSRLSEIVPLLLQALVYDEIQGYRNVGQNIRDAACYMSWAFARAYHPSVLQPFVERIASALLVTAVFDREINCRRAASAAFQESVGRLGNFPHGIDILTTADFFSVAVRSNAFLNISEYIAKFDEYKYNLIDHLISRKINHWDTNIRELSAQALNNLTKHAPQYMQNTVLPQLFQLAESTELNTRHGAVLAIGEVIIALQKLTTATHTDGEQGCFVNDTIIELAGQLIGKYRQRGQFKGMSGTYMKHGCASFIRNCSEAKLSITQREYLESWQLLLDESIIDEKSTTREQATVAFSRFCDAYYKAEPADRLGSLIDNYIREMGDTQIEHKAQGIVSALGALPLFMLELRLHDIVMVIDTKTVVPEMFAVGYNHSELRRDCIRALMNIVQTVGFTHSAQFNDILCGPVYGCYLRALEEYALDNRGDIGSWVREASVNALFAFLTKCPSSLLTPQHVQDAMIAIAKQSVERIDKIRAVAGKTFTSLIYHEPEIPHMTHRQELQRIFPRDTTEVLWLFPHHTFPMFIELLGINPYVEQVSAGLILSVGAPTESLHTCASKILNDYLKTHQSFIETFGTVVLKILKEKTVKDTLFITSTFQFLAELLNSSANAKVLLVSEESALGFAEPIFNLVNDLITHTKKHIDSIPVYCALMLAPKICKRVLSKLVVYLGMVCVNIRRETALKMYETLLVYGDQTSIPEENLDEVLVCLSEEKWDGELEEARQIRNKLCSLMAIKPPVTKAKK; encoded by the exons ATGGTTGAATCAACAATGGAAGATTATAAAGGAGACGACGGACCGCAGAATGTGCTAGATGCATTCCAGGAGAATGATAAACTGCGCGTGTTAAAGTTGATCGACGGGCTGCATGACAAATCCGTGACGGAAGACGATTTTGAGCATGCTTATGAAGAGTATTCCGGAATATTTTCCAAATACCAGGAGCAGCCCCACTTGTTGGATCAAAGTCTGGAGGAGATAGTCAGCCAAATCATTCCCTACCTGCAGGAGTCGGATGTGGAGCTTACCATCAAACATCGCGCTTCGAAATATCTCTACCAGCTATGTAAAGTTCGCACATTTAAAGCATTTGTGAAAAATCTTCCCCATGAGGTGCGTCACTTGCCCTTCGTGTTGAGTCTAGTCGAACAACAAAACCTGGACGATTGGCAAAACTGGGAAACACGTTACATGGGACTGCTGTGGCTATCCCTACTAGTACTGAATCCTTTTGATTTGAGCCGGCTAGATGCTTCCGATGCTGGATGCGCTACGACGATGGAACGAATCTACGAACTGTGTAAAGCAAACTGCCTAAAAGATGATAGCTGCTCACCGGTGGTCGCATTTCTCGTGGCACGATTCGTTATAAGAAATGATGTAAAATTGGTGTATCTGGATAAAATGTTCGACTGGGCAATGACCGTCAATGTCGACTATCGGGTCGATGTAAAACTTGGTCCTCTTTCAGCAATTGCTTGCATCCTGAAACATGGAAAGCGAGAAGACCTGCTTCCCTACGTAAAACGGCTGAGCAATTGGGTGTTGCATTTGGATTACGATACAATATCCAAGGACTTCAAAATTTACAAAACGTGCATCAAAATCTGTCAACGTATCGGACTCGTCCTACTGCCGCCTAAAATTGCTAAATGGCGATACCAGCGGGGCGCACGATCGCTACTAGCTAACGTGCAGAAAACGGTAACGCTCGCCTCTCTAAAGGAGGTGCAGCAAACAGAATCGCTTCCAGAATGTtcggaagaagaggaagatgCAGATGACGAGGAGGTTCCGGCCGATATCGAGGAAATCATTGAACGATTGCTGCACGGACTGAAAGGCAACTCGACAATCGTTCGCTGGTCATCGGCAAAGGGTATCGGGAGAATCACTAACCGGTTGCCCAAGCTGCTGGGCGATGAAGTAGTTTCTTCAGTGATTGAACTGCTTAACCCACTGGAACAGGACGATGCGTGGCACGGTGCCTGTTTGGCATTGGCTGAGCTAGCCAAACGGGGTCTACTGTTGCCCTCTCGTTTGTCGGAAATTGTTCCATTGCTGTTGCAGGCGCTAGTGTACGATGAAATTCAAGGATACCGCAACGTGGGACAAAACATACGGGATGCGGCATGTTATATGAGCTGGGCATTCGCCAGGGCGTACCATCCGTCAGTTCTGCAGCCGTTTGTAGAACGTATTGCTTCGGCACTTCTGGTGACGGCCGTTTTCGATCGTGAAATCAATTGTAGACGTGCTGCATCTGCTGCCTTCCAAGAGAGCGTTGGACGGCTGGGCAATTTCCCGCACGGCATCGACATTCTTACCAcagctgattttttttccgtTGCGGTACGAAGTAATGCATTTCTGAACATAAGCGAATATATCGCAAAATTTGATGAATATAAGTATAATTTAATAG ATCATCTCATATCTCGCAAAATCAATCATTGGGATACGAATATACGCGAGCTATCTGCGCAGGCATTAAATAATCTCACCAAACACGCGCCGCAATACATGCAAAACACGGTCCTGCCGCAATTATTTCAGCTCGCAGAGTCTACCGAACTCAACACACGCCACGGTGCCGTACTGGCGATTGGGGAAGTAATTATCGCTCTGCAAAAGCTCaccacagcaacacacaccgACGGAGAACAGGGATGTTTCGTTAACGATACAATTATTGAATTGGCAGGCCAATTGATTGGAAAGTATAGGCAGCGTGGACAATTCAAGGGGATGAGCGGAACGTACATGAAACACGGCTGTGCCAGTTTCATACGAAACTGTAGCGAGGCTAAGCTGTCGATCACCCAGAGAGAATATTTGG AATCATGGCAACTGTTGCTGGATGAAAGCATTATCGACGAAAAGTCGACGACGCGCGAACAGGCTACGGTGgcattttcgagattttgtgaCGCTTACTACAAGGCGGAACCCGCTGATCGTTTGGGAAGTCTGATCGATAATTACATCAGAGAGATGGGCGACACGCAAATTGAACACAAAGCACAAGGCATTGTGTCCGCACTTGGTGCATTGCCATTGTTTATGCTGGAGCTGCGCTTGCACGATATCGTAATGGTGATTGATACGAAAACCGTGGTTCCCGAAATGTTTGCGGTAGGCTACAATCACTCCGAGCTGCGTAGGGACTGCATTCGAGCTTTGATGAACATCGTCCAGACTGTTGGATTCACACATTCGGCCCAATTCAACGACATACTTTGCGGACCTGTGTACGGTTGCTATCTACGAGCCCTGGAAGAGTATGCGCTAGACAACAGAGGCGATATTGGTTCGTGGGTTCGGGAGGCTAGCGTTAACGCTCTCTTTGCATTTCTGACCAAGTGTCCCTCCTCGCTGCTCACTCCACAGCACGTGCAGGATGCAATGATTGCCATAGCGAAGCAATCGGTTGAACGAATCGATAAAATCCGTGCCGTCGCTGGTAAAACGTTCACCTCACTCATATACCACGAGCCAGAAATTCCACACATGACCCATAGGCAGGAACTGCAGAGAATCTTTCCACGCGACACGACGGAAGTACTGTGGCTATTTCCGCATCACACATTCCCAATGTTCATTGAGCTGCTGGGCATAAACCCTTATGTGGAGCAGGTGTCCGCCGGATTGATACTGAGTGTGGGTGCACCGACCGAATCGCTGCATACGTGTGCATCCAAAATTTTGAACGACTATTTAAAAACGCATCAAAGTTTCATAGAAACCTTCGGTACGGTGGTTctaaaaattttaaaagaaaaaacagtaaaagaCACCTTATTCATTACGTCCACATTTCAATTCCTGGCCGAGCTGTTAAACTCTTCCGCCAACGCCAAGGTGTTGCTGGTGTCGGAAGAAAGCGCGCTCGGTTTTGCTGAACCAATATTCAATCTGGTGAACGATTTGATAACGCACACCAAAAAGCATATCGATTCCATTCCCGTTTATTGTGCCCTAATGTTGGCACCAAAAATCTGCAAGCGAGTATTAAGTAAACTAGTCGTGTACCTGGGAATGGTGTGCGTTAATATTCGGCGTGAGACAGCTCTAAAAATGTACGAAACTCTGCTCGTTTACGGTGACCAAACATCCATACCGGAGGAAAATCTCGACGAGGTTTTGGTCTGCCTAAGCGAAGAAAAGTGGGACGGTGAACTCGAGGAAGCTCGCCAAATACGCAACAAGCTTTGTTCGCTGATGGCTATTAAACCACCAGTTACAAAAGCGAAGAAGTAA